A single window of Pseudomonas lutea DNA harbors:
- a CDS encoding ABC transporter permease — protein MKTSTSTAALPSAGKRSGNYFGLGTYLGLAGALLAMIVLFSLLSDHFLSYETFSTLANQIPDLMVLAVGMTFILIIGGIDLSVGSVLALAASAVSVAMLGWGWGVFPSALLGIACATAAGTLTGSITVAWRIPSFIVSLGVLEMARGVAYQLTDSRTAYIGDSFAWLSNPFAFGISPSFVIALIIIFAAQAVLTRTVFGRYLIGIGTNEEAVRLAGINPKPYKILVFSLMGLLAGVAALFQISRLEAADPNAGSGLELQVIAAVVIGGTSLMGGRGSVISTFFGVLIISVLAAGLAQIGATEPTKRIITGAVIVVAVVLDTYRSNRARRRG, from the coding sequence ATGAAAACCTCGACTTCAACTGCCGCGCTGCCCTCTGCAGGCAAGCGCAGCGGCAACTACTTCGGCCTGGGCACTTACCTGGGGCTGGCCGGCGCCTTGCTGGCGATGATCGTATTGTTCTCGCTGCTCAGCGATCATTTCCTTTCCTACGAAACCTTCAGCACCCTGGCCAACCAGATTCCCGACCTGATGGTGCTGGCGGTCGGCATGACGTTCATCCTGATCATTGGTGGCATCGACCTGTCAGTGGGGTCGGTGCTGGCACTGGCGGCGTCAGCGGTCAGTGTCGCCATGCTGGGGTGGGGCTGGGGCGTATTTCCGTCGGCATTGCTGGGCATCGCCTGCGCAACGGCGGCCGGTACGCTGACGGGTTCTATCACAGTCGCCTGGCGCATTCCCTCTTTCATTGTCTCGCTCGGCGTGCTGGAAATGGCCCGCGGCGTGGCGTACCAGTTGACCGATTCGCGCACGGCCTATATCGGTGATTCGTTCGCCTGGCTGTCGAACCCGTTCGCGTTTGGCATCTCGCCGTCGTTTGTCATCGCCCTGATCATTATCTTCGCCGCCCAGGCCGTGCTGACCCGCACCGTGTTTGGACGCTACCTGATCGGCATCGGCACCAACGAGGAAGCCGTACGTCTGGCGGGCATAAATCCCAAGCCCTACAAGATCCTGGTGTTCTCGCTGATGGGGCTTCTGGCGGGCGTCGCTGCGCTGTTCCAGATTTCGCGTCTGGAAGCTGCCGATCCCAATGCCGGCTCTGGCCTGGAACTGCAGGTGATCGCAGCGGTGGTGATTGGCGGTACCAGTCTGATGGGCGGACGCGGTTCTGTGATCAGCACCTTTTTCGGCGTGTTGATCATCTCCGTGCTGGCCGCAGGCCTTGCGCAAATCGGCGCCACCGAGCCGACCAAGCGCATCATCACCGGGGCAGTAATCGTCGTGGCCGTGGTGCTGGACACCTACCGCAGCAATCGCGCACGGCGGCGCGGCTGA
- a CDS encoding lipopolysaccharide kinase InaA family protein, whose product MGRANNEFEFWWGTSGPWVEPPNVRRNGTSGVQRVVHDGNTLYVKRQTGHLFRSLRYPAGRPTALREGIALSRLAELGVNAPRPVFYGARKVAGVWQGVLVTKDLGGFIDLDTWYAQGGARTLTTEQHQKLFKRLAETLAKMHLGKWQHGCMRSKHIFIKATATETRFDFELALLDLEKSHGRITIMGAARHDIPQLRRHSFWDESQWQYFLSCYEQAIGRSV is encoded by the coding sequence ATGGGTCGGGCAAACAACGAATTCGAGTTTTGGTGGGGCACGTCTGGCCCTTGGGTGGAGCCGCCAAATGTGCGCAGAAACGGCACCAGCGGCGTTCAGCGTGTCGTCCACGACGGCAACACGCTCTACGTCAAACGCCAGACCGGCCATCTATTCCGTAGCCTTCGCTACCCTGCAGGCCGTCCGACAGCATTGCGTGAGGGCATAGCCCTGTCTCGTCTGGCCGAGCTGGGCGTTAATGCACCACGCCCGGTGTTTTACGGGGCGCGCAAAGTTGCCGGTGTTTGGCAAGGCGTACTGGTGACCAAGGATCTTGGCGGTTTTATTGACCTGGATACTTGGTATGCCCAAGGCGGCGCTCGCACCTTGACCACTGAGCAGCACCAGAAACTCTTCAAGCGCCTGGCTGAGACGCTGGCCAAGATGCACCTGGGCAAATGGCAGCATGGCTGCATGCGTTCCAAACACATCTTCATCAAGGCAACAGCCACCGAGACGCGGTTCGACTTTGAACTGGCGTTGCTTGATCTTGAGAAGTCCCATGGGCGGATCACCATCATGGGCGCCGCGCGTCACGATATCCCGCAGCTCAGGCGCCACTCGTTCTGGGATGAGTCGCAATGGCAGTATTTCCTGTCGTGCTACGAGCAGGCCATCGGGCGCTCGGTCTGA
- a CDS encoding DUF1654 domain-containing protein, producing MSESDASTAASPGHYERMAVRVQKIINSQSAQKARAALIFRLADELEDDWKQLLEEIDENDNVTLAWRDDGGVQIFWTVPKED from the coding sequence ATGTCTGAGTCCGATGCATCCACCGCCGCCTCGCCAGGCCATTACGAACGAATGGCCGTTCGGGTACAAAAGATCATTAATTCCCAAAGTGCGCAGAAAGCTCGCGCTGCCCTGATTTTTCGACTGGCAGACGAACTGGAAGACGACTGGAAGCAGTTATTGGAAGAAATCGACGAGAACGACAACGTGACCCTGGCCTGGCGAGACGATGGTGGCGTACAGATCTTCTGGACAGTGCCCAAGGAAGACTGA
- a CDS encoding sugar ABC transporter substrate-binding protein codes for MKLPFAARLLAVAMLTASAVTLPLSSAFADDAKKPTVALVMKSLANEFFLTMEDGAKDYQKQHSADFDLISNGIKNESDTAAQIDIVNQMIVKKVDALVIAPADSKALASVLKKAMDAGIKVVNIDNQLDVDVLKTKGMEVPFVGPNNRKGAKLVGDYLAKQLTAGDQVGIIEGVPTTTNAQQRTAGFKDAMDAAQMKIVSTQSGNWEIDKGNAVASAMLNEYPNLKALLAGNDSMALGAVSAVRAAGKAGKVQVVGYDNIKAIQPMLKDGRVLATADQFAARQAVFGIDTALKMVKGEKLEMTNGVIETPVELVTKPQ; via the coding sequence ATGAAGCTGCCATTCGCTGCACGTCTTCTTGCTGTTGCCATGCTCACCGCGTCCGCGGTAACCCTGCCTCTTTCATCCGCCTTCGCCGACGACGCGAAAAAGCCCACCGTCGCGCTGGTGATGAAGTCCCTTGCCAATGAGTTCTTCCTGACCATGGAAGACGGGGCCAAGGATTATCAAAAACAGCACTCGGCTGATTTTGACCTGATCTCCAACGGCATCAAGAACGAGTCCGATACGGCCGCGCAAATCGATATCGTCAACCAGATGATCGTCAAGAAGGTCGACGCGTTGGTGATCGCCCCGGCAGATTCCAAAGCCCTGGCCTCGGTGTTGAAGAAAGCCATGGACGCGGGCATCAAGGTCGTGAACATCGACAACCAGCTGGACGTCGATGTGCTGAAAACCAAAGGCATGGAAGTCCCGTTCGTAGGGCCCAACAACCGCAAGGGCGCCAAGCTCGTGGGTGACTATCTGGCCAAGCAGCTGACTGCAGGTGATCAGGTCGGCATCATCGAAGGCGTGCCCACCACCACCAACGCGCAACAACGCACCGCAGGTTTCAAGGATGCGATGGACGCTGCGCAGATGAAGATCGTCTCCACGCAGTCGGGTAACTGGGAAATCGACAAAGGCAACGCGGTCGCGTCGGCCATGCTCAATGAATACCCGAACTTGAAGGCATTGCTGGCCGGCAACGACAGCATGGCTCTGGGTGCGGTGTCGGCTGTGCGTGCGGCAGGCAAGGCAGGCAAGGTTCAGGTCGTCGGTTACGACAACATCAAGGCCATCCAGCCGATGCTCAAAGACGGTCGTGTGCTGGCAACGGCTGACCAGTTCGCTGCGCGTCAGGCGGTGTTCGGTATCGATACCGCGCTGAAGATGGTCAAGGGCGAGAAACTGGAAATGACCAACGGCGTGATCGAAACCCCGGTCGAGCTGGTCACCAAGCCGCAATAA
- a CDS encoding endonuclease/exonuclease/phosphatase family protein yields MFRFCVALFLTFSFLHTACADVKIGTWNLEHLSVRPNKDFQSIAKVARQVDFLAVQELMSEEALQALASELTRQTGKHWSSMASHAVGRSSYKEMYGFLWRDEAVAYEDGAVSYLDRTDTFEREPYSAQFRSLKDGKTFVVATVHVLYGKNQADRASEIVALSNYWTWLQETYPGNNRIMLMGDFNTPPNSPAWSKLDSSARPLVLDGASTLSTTDGKFANLYDNIFISKDSAIRVNKVAVYDYPKFLGLTHAKGRDSVSDHAPIFLDASLSGGSAAQSGSAVTAQARPGADSPMKPAVNTPSTHLALAIRGNKKTMVYHRPDCPSYNAIAEKNRVEFNSAAVAEAQHYRLAGNCR; encoded by the coding sequence ATGTTCAGATTTTGTGTCGCCCTGTTTTTAACGTTTAGCTTCCTGCACACCGCTTGCGCCGATGTAAAAATCGGCACCTGGAACCTTGAGCACCTGAGCGTGCGCCCGAACAAGGATTTCCAGAGCATCGCCAAGGTTGCGCGGCAAGTCGACTTTCTCGCGGTTCAGGAATTAATGAGTGAAGAAGCGCTGCAAGCGCTGGCGTCGGAGTTGACCCGGCAGACGGGCAAGCACTGGAGCTCCATGGCGTCGCATGCTGTTGGGCGATCTTCCTACAAAGAAATGTACGGCTTCTTGTGGCGGGATGAGGCGGTTGCCTATGAAGACGGCGCCGTGAGCTACCTGGACCGCACCGACACCTTCGAGCGCGAGCCTTACTCCGCGCAGTTCAGGTCCCTGAAAGACGGCAAGACCTTCGTCGTTGCAACCGTGCATGTCTTGTACGGCAAGAACCAGGCAGACCGTGCTTCAGAAATCGTCGCCCTCTCAAACTACTGGACCTGGCTGCAGGAAACCTACCCCGGCAATAACCGGATCATGCTGATGGGTGACTTCAACACGCCGCCCAATTCTCCCGCGTGGAGCAAACTCGACAGCAGTGCCAGACCGCTCGTACTGGATGGCGCCAGCACCCTGTCCACCACGGACGGTAAGTTCGCCAACCTTTACGACAATATTTTCATCAGCAAGGACTCGGCCATCCGCGTCAACAAAGTCGCGGTCTACGACTACCCGAAGTTTCTGGGGCTGACCCACGCGAAGGGACGGGACAGCGTGTCCGACCATGCGCCGATTTTTCTCGATGCAAGCCTGAGTGGCGGCAGTGCGGCGCAAAGTGGGTCGGCTGTGACGGCGCAGGCGCGACCAGGTGCGGACAGTCCGATGAAGCCGGCCGTAAACACCCCGTCGACCCATCTGGCGCTGGCGATCCGCGGCAACAAAAAGACCATGGTCTATCACCGCCCTGACTGCCCTTCGTACAACGCAATCGCCGAAAAAAACCGTGTCGAATTCAACAGCGCTGCGGTTGCCGAGGCTCAGCATTATCGTCTGGCAGGGAATTGCCGATAG
- the map gene encoding type I methionyl aminopeptidase → MSISIKSEADLVGLRVAGRLAAEVLAMIGEHVKPGVTTEALDDLCNDFIVNQLKVIPANVGYHGFTKTTCISPNTVVCHGIPSADDVLKAGDIVNIDVAVIKDGWYGDTSRMYYVGEVSPLARRLVETTYEATLAGIHAVRPGATLGDIGHAIQTVAYREGFSVVREYCGHGIGRKYHEEPQVLHYGSAGKGLKLKPGMVFTIEPMINAGKPGTYVLDDGWTVLTRDQSLSAQWEHMVAVTGDGFELLTPWPEGTGDYPAV, encoded by the coding sequence ATGAGCATCAGCATCAAGAGTGAAGCCGATCTGGTCGGGCTCCGTGTAGCGGGTCGTCTGGCCGCAGAGGTGCTGGCCATGATTGGCGAGCACGTCAAGCCGGGCGTCACCACCGAGGCGCTGGATGACCTGTGTAACGACTTTATCGTCAACCAGCTCAAGGTGATCCCCGCGAACGTCGGCTATCACGGCTTCACCAAAACCACGTGTATATCCCCGAACACCGTCGTTTGCCACGGCATTCCCTCGGCAGACGACGTGCTGAAAGCAGGCGATATCGTCAACATTGACGTCGCGGTCATCAAGGATGGCTGGTATGGCGATACCAGCCGCATGTACTACGTGGGGGAGGTAAGCCCGCTCGCTCGCCGATTGGTCGAAACCACCTATGAAGCCACACTCGCCGGTATCCACGCTGTCAGGCCTGGCGCGACACTGGGCGACATTGGGCATGCCATCCAGACCGTGGCGTACCGTGAGGGCTTCAGCGTGGTACGCGAATATTGCGGGCATGGCATCGGCCGCAAATACCATGAAGAGCCTCAGGTCCTGCACTACGGCTCAGCGGGCAAGGGGCTCAAGCTCAAGCCCGGGATGGTGTTTACCATCGAGCCTATGATCAACGCCGGCAAACCAGGCACTTACGTGCTTGACGATGGCTGGACCGTCCTCACGCGTGACCAGTCCCTCTCGGCGCAGTGGGAGCACATGGTAGCGGTGACCGGGGACGGTTTCGAGCTGCTGACCCCTTGGCCGGAAGGCACCGGCGATTACCCGGCGGTCTGA
- a CDS encoding PAS domain-containing protein, which translates to MENPPNTGYSAAPLRFLANGGAVGDLLRSPLIESSPLGAPVTWPDSLKALMSTVLPVQAQIVLFWGPDYIALYNDAYAPSIGEKHPRALARPAIENWRELWDDLEPLLRGVRETGETFAAKDRPFYIERHGYGETVYFDVSYSAVYQGDGSVGGVLCIVTETTDRVQFERRQALLLELGQAFPSIRDPEQIEVDVISRVGSELHAARVNLAEADEESGGFRVSREYRAGDIRNDPALVSFSDQTCRALRQGMTVQYSATADVDNAPQDALGGLAKGMARSSVHVPLMRHDTLAGVFTMEFDGDRVFSRHDIHLIEEAAKLGWLWINHTRAESALHASSAQLAGMFEQAGAGIALCDHEGVFRQVNDRYCEILALPREAIAGHSMLDVHKDCTANVQPLFHERFLSADTPFELTQHHVRADGSVVWLQTHVTPLLDEGHELSGLLFVCVDITARVGAEHQLIELNEGLEQRVATMVAEREAAIALLHESRKIEMVGQLGGGIAHDFNNLLTPIMTSLELLRRQPAANDRSHRLIDAALQAADRARILVGRLLTFARRQTLKPQVVAVDALVTDMRDLIQRSLGPTIEVIVDIPAGLPNILIDPHQLELGILNLAVNARDAIPEHGFLKISARVDVVSDSPGLGQTPAQGQYVKLTVSDNGSGMSNEVLQRCVEPFYSTKGVGKGTGLGLSMVQGLALQSGGGFGIQSVPGEGTRVDLWLPVSCADVQHADDGQEEQESAAVHPFHVLMVDDEDLVRYTVALQLRDLGYRVTEAESPSAAEHLVETGLRPDILITDQLMAEKNGTQLAESLRVRIPELPVLIITGYTNEASTHIGGFDVVAKPFTRSDIASRVAKALGRCGKFGAIKAPVATNA; encoded by the coding sequence ATGGAAAACCCTCCTAACACCGGCTATAGCGCAGCGCCTCTGCGTTTTCTTGCCAACGGCGGTGCGGTCGGTGATCTGCTTCGGTCCCCCCTGATTGAAAGCTCGCCTCTGGGTGCGCCTGTAACATGGCCGGACAGTCTCAAGGCTCTGATGAGCACGGTACTGCCGGTTCAGGCGCAAATCGTGCTCTTTTGGGGGCCCGATTACATAGCGCTGTACAACGACGCCTATGCGCCCAGCATCGGTGAAAAACATCCCCGCGCGCTTGCCCGACCTGCCATCGAAAACTGGCGTGAACTCTGGGATGACCTCGAGCCTCTGTTGCGCGGCGTCCGTGAGACCGGCGAGACCTTTGCCGCCAAAGACCGTCCGTTCTATATCGAAAGGCACGGTTACGGTGAAACGGTCTACTTCGACGTTTCCTACTCGGCGGTGTATCAGGGGGATGGCTCGGTGGGCGGTGTGCTGTGCATCGTGACCGAGACCACTGACCGCGTTCAGTTCGAACGTCGACAAGCATTGCTGCTTGAGTTGGGCCAGGCCTTCCCGTCGATCCGCGACCCCGAGCAGATCGAAGTCGATGTCATCAGCCGGGTCGGCAGCGAGTTACATGCCGCTCGCGTGAATCTGGCGGAGGCGGACGAGGAGTCCGGTGGTTTCCGGGTCAGCCGGGAATACCGCGCAGGTGATATCCGCAACGACCCCGCTCTCGTTTCCTTCAGCGACCAGACCTGCCGTGCACTGCGCCAGGGCATGACTGTTCAGTACAGCGCAACGGCTGACGTGGATAACGCCCCTCAAGACGCGCTGGGTGGTCTGGCCAAGGGGATGGCGCGCTCATCGGTGCATGTGCCGCTGATGCGCCATGACACCCTGGCTGGCGTTTTTACGATGGAGTTCGATGGCGATCGGGTCTTCAGTCGGCACGACATTCACCTTATCGAGGAAGCGGCGAAGCTCGGTTGGCTGTGGATCAATCACACCCGAGCCGAGTCGGCGTTGCACGCGAGTTCAGCGCAACTAGCCGGGATGTTCGAACAAGCGGGTGCGGGGATTGCGCTCTGTGATCACGAAGGGGTCTTTCGACAAGTCAACGACCGATACTGCGAAATCCTGGCGCTGCCCCGCGAAGCCATTGCCGGGCATTCGATGCTCGACGTGCATAAAGACTGCACCGCAAACGTTCAACCCCTTTTTCACGAACGCTTTCTGAGCGCAGACACACCCTTTGAACTGACCCAGCACCATGTACGCGCAGATGGTTCTGTCGTGTGGTTGCAAACACATGTGACGCCGCTGCTGGACGAGGGGCACGAGCTCAGCGGCCTGCTGTTTGTCTGTGTCGACATCACCGCACGCGTGGGTGCCGAGCATCAGTTGATAGAGCTCAACGAAGGCCTTGAGCAGCGGGTCGCAACCATGGTGGCCGAGCGCGAGGCGGCCATTGCCCTGCTGCACGAGTCTCGCAAGATCGAAATGGTCGGCCAACTGGGTGGCGGCATTGCCCATGACTTCAACAACCTGCTGACGCCGATCATGACGTCACTGGAACTGCTTCGTCGCCAGCCTGCCGCCAATGACCGCTCCCATCGTCTTATAGATGCGGCGCTGCAAGCTGCCGATCGCGCGCGCATTCTGGTGGGCCGGCTGCTGACCTTCGCAAGGCGCCAGACGCTCAAGCCGCAGGTAGTGGCTGTCGATGCACTCGTGACTGACATGCGCGACCTGATCCAGCGATCCCTGGGACCGACGATCGAGGTGATCGTCGACATCCCGGCCGGCTTGCCGAATATCCTCATCGACCCGCACCAGCTGGAGTTGGGCATTCTCAATCTGGCCGTCAACGCCCGCGACGCCATCCCGGAACACGGCTTTTTGAAGATCAGCGCGCGTGTGGACGTCGTTTCCGACAGCCCGGGTCTCGGCCAGACGCCGGCGCAAGGGCAATACGTCAAATTGACCGTGAGTGACAACGGCAGCGGCATGAGCAACGAGGTGTTACAGCGTTGTGTCGAGCCGTTTTATTCCACCAAAGGCGTGGGCAAGGGCACCGGGCTGGGACTGTCGATGGTTCAGGGGTTGGCGCTGCAGTCCGGGGGAGGTTTCGGCATCCAGTCGGTGCCGGGGGAGGGTACCCGCGTCGACCTCTGGCTGCCGGTCTCCTGCGCAGACGTCCAGCACGCCGATGACGGGCAGGAAGAGCAAGAGTCTGCGGCGGTCCATCCCTTTCACGTGCTGATGGTGGATGACGAGGACCTGGTGCGGTACACCGTCGCCCTGCAACTGCGCGACCTGGGGTATCGGGTGACTGAAGCCGAGTCTCCGTCGGCAGCCGAACACCTGGTCGAGACCGGGTTGCGGCCTGACATTCTGATCACCGACCAGCTGATGGCAGAAAAGAACGGCACCCAACTGGCGGAAAGCTTGCGAGTGCGGATTCCGGAGCTACCGGTGCTGATCATCACCGGTTACACCAACGAGGCTTCGACGCATATCGGCGGTTTTGATGTAGTTGCAAAACCCTTCACCCGTAGCGATATCGCGTCGCGGGTGGCGAAGGCATTGGGCCGCTGTGGAAAATTTGGCGCAATCAAGGCGCCCGTTGCAACGAACGCCTGA
- a CDS encoding ParD-like family protein, with the protein MGLVKISEQMHANIRCASAALSRSINSQAEHWMRVGMLAELHPGLNYSEICQLLIRAETSGGAVLSLQPCDLVPDLSENRAVSQ; encoded by the coding sequence ATGGGTCTGGTAAAAATTTCCGAACAGATGCACGCCAATATCCGCTGTGCCAGCGCAGCGTTGAGCCGATCGATCAATTCGCAGGCCGAACACTGGATGCGCGTCGGCATGCTGGCCGAGCTTCATCCGGGGCTTAATTACAGCGAAATCTGCCAACTGCTGATCCGCGCCGAAACGTCGGGCGGCGCTGTGTTGAGTCTTCAGCCTTGCGACCTTGTGCCCGATCTCTCAGAAAACAGGGCGGTGTCGCAATGA
- a CDS encoding helix-turn-helix domain-containing protein, whose amino-acid sequence MKDLGSRLKEERKRLGLSQQDFGSIGGVEANAQGKYESGERIPRSDYMAALGKKGIDVMYVLSGQRTPIATDTLSEAERAVITHYRALSEDDREAISQLATSLSECATECSS is encoded by the coding sequence ATGAAAGATCTCGGCTCACGTCTGAAAGAAGAACGCAAAAGGCTCGGTCTGTCGCAGCAGGACTTCGGCTCAATCGGTGGCGTTGAAGCCAATGCTCAGGGCAAGTATGAAAGCGGGGAGCGTATTCCGCGCTCGGACTACATGGCAGCCCTTGGCAAAAAGGGCATCGATGTTATGTATGTGTTGTCGGGCCAGCGTACTCCCATCGCTACCGATACCCTGAGCGAGGCGGAGCGGGCGGTCATTACTCATTACCGTGCGCTGAGCGAAGATGATCGTGAAGCGATATCCCAGTTGGCAACGTCTTTGTCCGAATGCGCCACCGAGTGTTCATCCTGA
- a CDS encoding DUF1652 domain-containing protein, whose translation MISTLELCHIVESGFLPAKCKCTIDAKDQIMVQIFDRERGHADLLASGIPVSSLNSSRAIANLIATLKEGLKSHSTARRSMQLQERA comes from the coding sequence ATGATCTCTACCCTTGAACTCTGCCATATCGTCGAATCGGGCTTCCTGCCTGCAAAATGCAAGTGCACCATTGATGCCAAAGACCAGATTATGGTGCAGATATTTGACCGCGAGCGGGGCCATGCCGACCTGCTTGCGTCAGGCATACCGGTCAGCTCTCTCAATTCGAGCCGCGCCATTGCCAACCTCATCGCCACGCTGAAAGAAGGACTGAAGTCCCATTCCACTGCCCGACGGTCCATGCAGCTTCAGGAACGCGCGTAA
- a CDS encoding sugar ABC transporter ATP-binding protein: MSASAQAAVLSVSGIGKTYAQPVLGDIDLTLMRGEVLALTGENGAGKSTLSKIIGGLVTPTTGQMQFQGQPYQPASRTQAEKLGVRMVMQELNLLPTLSVAENLFLDNLPSRAGFINRSKLREDAVKAMAQVGLEAIDPDTLVSELGIGHQQMVEIARNLIGDCHVLILDEPTAMLTAREVEMLFEQITRLQDRGVSIIYISHRLEELARVAQRIAVLRDGKLVCVDAMANYNSEQLVTLMVGRELGEQIDLGVRKIGAVALSVKGLTRSDKVRDVSFDVRAGEIFGISGLIGAGRTELLRLIYGADVADGGSIQVGRPLRSVQIKSPVDAVGHGIALITEDRKGEGLLLSQSISANIALGNMDAISSAGLVKGDAEMALARRQVDAMRIRSSSPTQLVSELSGGNQQKVVIGRWLERDCQVMLFDEPTRGIDVGAKFDIYTLLGDLTRQGRALVVVSSDLRELMLICDRIGVLSAGRLIDTFERDTWTQDELLAAAFAGYQKRDALLSEAAPRID, encoded by the coding sequence ATGTCAGCGTCTGCTCAGGCCGCTGTTCTATCTGTCAGCGGTATTGGCAAAACCTACGCTCAACCCGTACTCGGCGACATTGACCTGACGCTGATGCGTGGGGAAGTGCTTGCCTTGACCGGCGAAAACGGCGCGGGCAAAAGCACGCTGTCGAAAATCATCGGCGGCCTTGTAACCCCCACCACTGGCCAGATGCAATTTCAGGGGCAACCCTACCAGCCTGCCAGTCGTACTCAGGCCGAAAAGCTTGGCGTGCGCATGGTCATGCAAGAACTCAACCTGCTGCCGACGTTGTCGGTGGCTGAAAACCTGTTTCTCGATAACCTGCCCAGTCGCGCCGGGTTCATCAACCGCAGCAAGCTGCGGGAAGATGCGGTCAAGGCCATGGCGCAGGTCGGTCTGGAGGCCATCGACCCCGACACGCTGGTCAGCGAACTGGGCATCGGTCATCAGCAAATGGTCGAGATTGCGCGCAACCTGATCGGCGATTGTCATGTGCTGATTCTCGACGAGCCGACGGCAATGCTCACCGCTCGCGAGGTCGAAATGCTCTTCGAGCAGATCACCCGTTTGCAGGACCGTGGTGTTTCCATCATTTACATCTCTCACCGTCTGGAAGAGCTGGCGCGTGTTGCCCAGCGCATCGCCGTGTTGCGCGATGGCAAGCTGGTGTGTGTCGACGCCATGGCCAACTACAACAGCGAACAGTTGGTGACGCTGATGGTAGGGCGCGAACTGGGCGAGCAGATTGATCTTGGCGTGCGCAAAATCGGCGCAGTGGCCTTGTCGGTCAAAGGCCTGACCCGCTCGGACAAGGTGCGGGACGTCTCTTTTGACGTCCGCGCCGGCGAGATCTTCGGAATCTCTGGCTTGATCGGCGCAGGGCGTACCGAACTGCTGCGCCTTATCTACGGAGCCGATGTAGCTGACGGCGGGTCCATACAGGTCGGCAGGCCGTTGCGGAGCGTGCAGATCAAGTCGCCGGTGGACGCGGTGGGTCACGGCATTGCCTTGATTACCGAAGACCGCAAGGGCGAAGGCCTGCTGCTGTCGCAGTCGATCAGCGCCAACATCGCGCTGGGCAACATGGACGCAATCTCCAGTGCCGGGCTGGTCAAGGGCGATGCGGAAATGGCTCTCGCCAGACGCCAGGTGGACGCCATGCGCATCCGCAGTTCCAGCCCGACCCAACTGGTCTCGGAGCTGTCGGGCGGCAACCAGCAGAAGGTGGTGATCGGCCGCTGGCTGGAGCGCGATTGCCAGGTGATGCTATTCGACGAACCCACCCGCGGCATTGATGTGGGCGCCAAGTTCGACATCTACACGCTACTCGGCGACCTGACTCGCCAGGGCAGGGCGCTGGTGGTGGTTTCCAGCGATCTGCGTGAGCTGATGCTGATCTGCGACCGCATTGGCGTGCTGTCTGCCGGGCGACTGATCGACACCTTCGAGCGCGACACTTGGACCCAGGACGAACTGCTTGCCGCTGCCTTTGCCGGCTACCAAAAACGTGATGCGCTGCTCTCAGAAGCCGCGCCCAGGATTGACTGA
- a CDS encoding YgdI/YgdR family lipoprotein — translation MKIQSLLMPVAFACCAALAGCSTSTVVTLQNGTQYVTKDAPKTKSKDGFYEFEDISGKTIRVRADEVATVKEED, via the coding sequence ATGAAGATTCAATCACTGCTGATGCCGGTGGCATTCGCTTGCTGCGCGGCGCTGGCCGGGTGCTCTACTTCGACTGTGGTGACGTTGCAGAACGGCACTCAGTATGTGACCAAAGACGCGCCCAAAACTAAAAGCAAAGATGGCTTTTACGAGTTTGAGGACATTTCCGGCAAGACCATTCGGGTCCGTGCCGACGAGGTCGCAACCGTCAAAGAAGAAGACTGA